The following proteins are encoded in a genomic region of Neospora caninum Liverpool complete genome, chromosome XI:
- a CDS encoding putative myosin regulatory light chain, with amino-acid sequence MMSNLVRPIKLQEQHLRLIYDDFRLLDENRDGFIDQIQYATLVRALGQTVSDREIDRSWQIALEEQRKQNEEAKAAQEKKEAQAKKEAAPGTLGLPKKQPPPKPVAPPQNEVNFQVFTKVFAENYIPVISEKTLRQAFQLFDPKNTGKLSSQQLQDIVMNRGEPLSKAEFDELVLLAGLDGQKSFDYTQLVKRLLKGPAGIATINATR; translated from the exons ATGATGAGCAACTTAGTTCGTCCTATCAAGCTCCAGGAGCAGCACCTCCGTCTCATTTA TGACGATTTTCGTCTTCTTGACGAGAACCGAGACGGCTTCATCGACCAGATCCAG TATGCTACGCTGGTGCGCGCTCTAGGTCAGACGGTGTCTGACAGGGAGATTGATCGCTCTTGGCAGA TTGCACTTGAAGAACAGCGCAAgcaaaacgaagaagcgaaggccgcacaggagaaaaaggaggcgcaggcgaagaaggaagccgcTCCAGGGACTCTAGGGCTGCCAAAAAAACAGCCACCGCCTAAACCGGTTGCCCCTCCTCAGA ACGAAGTGAATTTCCAAGTGTTTACAAAGGTGTTTGCGGAGAACTACATTCCGGTGATATCGGAGAAGACCCTTCGTCAAGCGTTTCAGCTGTTTGATCCGAAAAACACCGGAAAGCTCTCCTCTCAACAACTGCAAGACATCGTCATGAACAGGGGCGAGCCTCTGTCAAAAGCAGAGTTCGACGAGCTGGTTCTCCTAGCGGGGCTGGACGGCCAGAAAAGCTTCGATTATACGCAACTGGTCAAGCG GCTTCTCAAAGGCCCTGCCGGAATCGCAACAATCAATGCGACTCGATaa